The Geotalea uraniireducens Rf4 genome window below encodes:
- a CDS encoding cation diffusion facilitator family transporter translates to MQRTERFNRADRVIKIGFWINGLLMVMKLLAGHFGNSEAVFADGVESACDFVAILSTIIALNIGRKPFDEKHPYGHGKAESLSAILVSLVIFSTGAGILYKAVKTIMAGAYEEPQLIAVLAAFATIFIKEWLCRFSLKVGGSLGSPAVMAIAKDHRKDAVTSVATLIGVTGAFFGVKIMDPLAAGLTAFFIFHIGYETFRSAAHDLMDGQPPQELLNSISMLAEGVDGVEHVHEIKGRRSGQYMIVDLKLDMDPEMTVKQSHAIATEVKRLIFERFPNVGDVMIHINPHDEEHEDLIRL, encoded by the coding sequence GTGCAAAGGACAGAGCGTTTTAATCGGGCCGACCGGGTAATCAAGATAGGGTTCTGGATCAATGGCTTATTGATGGTCATGAAGCTTCTGGCCGGTCATTTCGGCAATTCCGAGGCCGTCTTTGCCGACGGGGTGGAGAGCGCTTGCGATTTCGTTGCCATACTTTCGACCATCATCGCCCTCAATATCGGGCGTAAGCCGTTTGACGAAAAGCATCCCTATGGTCATGGCAAGGCAGAAAGCCTCTCCGCCATTCTCGTCTCGCTGGTCATTTTTTCAACCGGCGCAGGGATATTGTACAAGGCAGTGAAAACCATCATGGCCGGGGCCTATGAAGAACCCCAGCTGATCGCTGTTCTGGCGGCATTTGCGACTATTTTTATCAAGGAGTGGCTTTGCCGTTTTTCGCTCAAGGTGGGGGGGAGTCTCGGCAGCCCGGCTGTAATGGCCATCGCCAAGGATCACCGCAAGGATGCCGTTACCTCGGTCGCCACCCTCATTGGCGTAACCGGCGCCTTTTTCGGCGTAAAGATCATGGATCCGCTGGCAGCGGGGCTCACCGCCTTTTTTATCTTCCATATCGGTTATGAAACTTTCAGGAGCGCCGCCCATGACCTGATGGACGGCCAACCCCCCCAGGAACTGTTGAACTCCATAAGCATGCTGGCGGAAGGTGTCGACGGCGTGGAGCACGTCCACGAAATCAAGGGGCGCCGGTCCGGCCAGTACATGATCGTCGATCTGAAGCTGGATATGGACCCGGAAATGACGGTCAAGCAGTCCCATGCCATTGCCACCGAGGTGAAGCGGCTCATTTTCGAGCGATTTCCCAACGTGGGGGACGTCATGATCCACATCAACCCCCACGACGAGGAGCACGAGGATTTGATCCGGCTCTAG
- a CDS encoding class I SAM-dependent DNA methyltransferase has product MKLQVLSPAKSLNRAYLKQSLKRDQIELFKANLSRLFDRINEKESEENLKNIVSDFLKDTWYKNGYEVNTKERADLVIHNGKSAADTVGVIVEVKRPANRNEMITPDRPNTKALHELLHYYMQERFIKDNKEIRHLIVCNIFEWYIFDAADFERFFFGNAKLVKSYKDWNDGLLVGANTDWFYQEIAKDFIEKNLTELPCTCFDLKEFERIARNSAKTDDKKLINLYKILSPAHLLKQPFANDSNSLNKEFYGELLHILGLEEVREKGKKLIGRKPVGARNDESLLENTFNLLKSRHRLSAIANPGQFGVSEEEQYFSIALELCITWLNRLLFLKLLEGRLIAYHKGNRDHAFLNSNLISDFDELNELFFEVLAVRIEERSESVRKKFGNIPYLNSSLFEESDLERTTIRINELKNRLDLSIYSSTVLKDGNGRRISGSKSTLHYLFEFLDAYDFATEGSAEIQEQNKTIINASVLGLIFEKINGYKDGSFFTPGFITMYMCRETIRRAVLQKFNDKYGWTCKDFTELYNTLDKIGTKEANEVVNSLKVCDPAVGSGHFLVSALNEIISIKSDLEILADKDGKRVRGNVTIENDELIITRDDQIFAYDYMDAESQRVQETLFHEKETIIENCLFGVDINPKSVMICRLRLWIELLKNAYYRPPSPRPSPTGGEGVIPPPLMGGGKGEGEKRQLETLPNIDINIKCGNSLVSRFALSGNPNIPQVSRKKLKELTDKYRDLVWSYKQSPSNKVQLRKAIENLKHDLESFALPNDRDLAALRKKENELAQLGFAFDKKGTEQRQKLLSEVGALKERFDEKQRSVYANAFEWRLEFPEVLDAEGEFVGFDAIIGNPPYIRQEAIKEMKPALTEMFGSFFCGTADIYTYFYKTGLDVAKPGATLCYIAPNKFMRAGYGKNTRELLTSQAKPLMVLDFGDLPIFEEATTYPSIVMVEKMQAVGAKQASSASPAFGGRASKGEAGKSFASPLQEPQFLAATFTNADQLSRFDEVLPSIGFTMPVSALRSEGWTLERPEVLGLMEKLRKAGKPLGEYVNDKIYRGVLTGLNEAFVIDEETNTKLVAEDPRSAEIIKPWLRGKDIFKWKTKWAGLYVLFTRRGTDIEQYPAIKRHLEQFREDLEPKTSDNNKRGRKPGPYKWFEIQDNIAYFEEFDKAKILWPGISAELTVFSLDEDGYFGNDNNQLIISGDRCLLAILNSKLMGFVLKQICDKVQGGFYRLKIIYIEQLPIPPATDAQKAPIIELVEKILADPASSTVPQFEAEIDRLVYELYGLTEAEIAVVEGAA; this is encoded by the coding sequence ATGAAACTACAGGTGCTTTCGCCAGCAAAATCCCTCAACAGGGCCTACCTCAAGCAGAGCCTCAAGCGGGACCAGATTGAGCTTTTTAAGGCTAATCTCTCCCGGCTCTTCGACAGAATCAACGAAAAAGAGTCGGAAGAAAATCTGAAAAACATCGTCTCCGACTTTCTCAAGGACACCTGGTACAAAAACGGCTATGAGGTTAACACCAAGGAGCGCGCCGACCTGGTCATTCACAACGGCAAATCGGCTGCTGATACGGTGGGGGTCATCGTTGAGGTGAAACGTCCCGCCAACAGAAACGAGATGATCACCCCGGATCGCCCCAACACCAAGGCGCTGCATGAGCTGCTCCATTACTACATGCAGGAGCGTTTTATCAAGGACAACAAGGAGATCAGGCACCTCATTGTCTGCAACATCTTCGAGTGGTACATCTTCGATGCCGCCGACTTCGAGCGGTTTTTCTTCGGCAACGCAAAGCTTGTAAAGAGCTACAAGGACTGGAACGACGGGCTGCTGGTTGGGGCCAACACCGACTGGTTCTATCAGGAAATCGCCAAGGATTTTATTGAAAAGAACCTCACCGAACTTCCCTGCACCTGCTTCGATCTGAAGGAGTTCGAGCGCATTGCCCGCAATTCCGCCAAGACCGACGACAAAAAACTGATCAACCTCTACAAGATCCTTTCCCCGGCCCACCTGCTCAAGCAGCCCTTCGCCAACGACAGCAACTCGCTCAACAAGGAATTTTACGGCGAACTGCTCCATATCCTCGGCCTGGAAGAGGTCAGGGAGAAAGGGAAAAAACTCATCGGCCGCAAGCCTGTCGGGGCGCGTAACGACGAATCTCTCTTGGAAAATACCTTCAATCTCCTCAAATCCCGCCACCGGTTGAGCGCTATTGCCAATCCCGGGCAATTCGGCGTCAGCGAGGAAGAGCAGTACTTCAGCATCGCCCTGGAGTTGTGCATCACCTGGCTTAACCGCCTCTTGTTCCTCAAGCTCCTCGAAGGGCGGCTGATCGCCTATCACAAGGGAAACCGAGACCATGCCTTCCTCAACAGCAACCTGATCAGCGACTTCGACGAACTGAACGAGCTCTTCTTCGAGGTGCTGGCTGTCCGCATCGAAGAGCGTTCGGAATCGGTGCGGAAGAAATTCGGCAACATTCCCTACCTGAACAGTTCCCTCTTCGAGGAGAGCGACTTGGAAAGGACGACTATCCGCATCAATGAGCTGAAGAACCGGCTCGACCTTTCCATCTACTCCTCGACCGTCCTCAAGGACGGCAACGGCAGGCGGATCAGCGGCAGCAAGAGCACCCTCCACTACCTGTTCGAATTCCTCGACGCTTACGACTTCGCCACCGAGGGGAGCGCCGAGATCCAGGAGCAGAACAAGACCATCATTAACGCCTCGGTGCTGGGTCTGATCTTCGAGAAGATCAATGGATACAAGGACGGTTCCTTCTTCACCCCTGGTTTCATCACCATGTACATGTGCCGTGAAACCATCCGACGCGCCGTGCTGCAAAAGTTCAACGATAAATACGGCTGGACGTGCAAGGATTTTACAGAGTTGTACAACACCCTCGACAAGATTGGCACCAAAGAGGCCAACGAGGTTGTCAACAGCCTCAAGGTCTGCGACCCGGCCGTAGGAAGCGGTCACTTCCTCGTTTCTGCGCTGAATGAAATCATCTCCATCAAGTCTGACCTGGAAATCCTCGCCGATAAGGACGGCAAAAGGGTGCGCGGCAACGTCACCATAGAAAACGATGAGCTGATCATTACCCGCGACGACCAGATTTTCGCCTACGACTATATGGACGCTGAGTCCCAGCGGGTGCAGGAGACCCTCTTCCACGAAAAAGAGACCATCATCGAGAACTGTCTGTTCGGCGTGGACATCAACCCCAAGTCTGTCATGATCTGCCGCCTGCGGCTCTGGATCGAACTCTTGAAGAACGCCTATTACCGCCCCCCCTCTCCCCGACCCTCTCCCACCGGGGGAGAAGGGGTTATCCCCCCGCCCTTGATGGGAGGGGGCAAGGGGGAGGGTGAAAAGCGGCAGTTGGAAACCCTCCCCAACATCGATATCAACATCAAGTGCGGCAACTCGCTGGTCAGCCGTTTCGCCCTTTCCGGCAATCCCAATATCCCACAAGTCAGCCGGAAGAAACTGAAAGAGCTGACCGACAAATACCGTGATCTGGTCTGGTCCTACAAGCAATCGCCCAGCAACAAGGTGCAACTGCGCAAGGCCATCGAAAACCTGAAGCACGATCTGGAGAGCTTCGCCCTCCCCAACGACAGGGACCTTGCGGCCCTGCGCAAAAAGGAAAACGAGCTGGCCCAGCTCGGATTTGCCTTTGACAAAAAAGGGACCGAGCAGCGACAAAAGCTCCTCTCCGAGGTAGGGGCGCTGAAAGAGCGCTTCGATGAAAAACAGCGCTCGGTCTACGCCAACGCCTTTGAATGGCGGCTGGAGTTTCCGGAGGTGTTGGATGCGGAAGGGGAGTTCGTCGGCTTCGATGCCATCATCGGCAACCCGCCCTATATCCGCCAGGAGGCGATCAAGGAGATGAAGCCGGCCCTGACTGAGATGTTCGGCAGTTTTTTCTGTGGCACGGCAGATATTTACACTTACTTCTACAAGACGGGCCTGGACGTGGCGAAGCCGGGTGCAACACTGTGTTACATCGCCCCTAACAAGTTCATGCGGGCCGGATACGGTAAAAACACACGCGAACTCCTGACCTCGCAAGCTAAGCCGCTCATGGTCCTAGATTTCGGTGATCTGCCTATTTTCGAGGAGGCTACTACATATCCGTCAATTGTGATGGTGGAGAAGATGCAGGCCGTAGGGGCGAAGCAAGCTTCATCTGCTTCGCCCGCCTTTGGAGGCCGTGCCAGCAAGGGCGAAGCAGGTAAATCTTTTGCTTCGCCCCTACAGGAACCCCAATTCCTCGCCGCCACATTCACCAATGCGGACCAGTTGTCACGGTTCGACGAGGTGTTGCCGTCTATCGGCTTCACCATGCCGGTATCGGCCCTTAGGTCTGAGGGGTGGACCCTCGAACGGCCGGAAGTGCTGGGGCTGATGGAGAAGCTGAGAAAGGCCGGGAAGCCGCTGGGTGAGTATGTGAATGATAAAATATACCGCGGTGTCCTAACCGGTTTAAACGAGGCTTTTGTCATCGATGAAGAGACAAATACAAAGTTGGTTGCTGAAGACCCGCGGAGCGCGGAGATCATTAAACCTTGGCTGCGGGGGAAAGACATTTTCAAGTGGAAGACAAAGTGGGCGGGATTGTATGTGCTTTTCACCCGGAGAGGAACGGATATTGAACAATACCCGGCCATAAAACGCCATCTGGAACAATTCCGCGAAGATTTGGAACCAAAGACTTCGGACAACAATAAACGCGGCAGGAAACCGGGACCGTATAAGTGGTTCGAAATACAGGACAACATTGCCTATTTTGAGGAATTTGATAAGGCAAAGATTCTTTGGCCTGGTATCAGTGCGGAGCTTACTGTCTTTTCTCTCGATGAAGATGGCTATTTTGGCAATGACAACAATCAACTTATCATTTCCGGGGATCGTTGTTTGCTTGCTATTCTCAATTCAAAACTGATGGGTTTTGTGTTGAAGCAAATCTGCGACAAGGTTCAAGGTGGGTTTTACCGACTTAAAATCATTTATATTGAACAACTCCCCATCCCACCCGCCACCGACGCCCAGAAAGCCCCCATCATCGAGCTTGTCGAGAAAATCCTCGCCGATCCCGCCAGCTCCACCGTTCCGCAGTTTGAGGCGGAGATTGACCGGCTGGTGTATGAGCTGTACGGGCTGACAGAGGCGGAGATCGCGGTAGTGGAGGGGGCAGCATGA
- a CDS encoding DUF1016 N-terminal domain-containing protein, translating to MLHGVRAEYGKQIVAILSQQLTIDYGDSFSEKNLRRMIQFAEVFPDELDCRITNTTIELVTFQGAIPS from the coding sequence ATGTTGCATGGAGTGCGCGCCGAGTATGGGAAGCAGATTGTTGCTATACTGTCGCAACAATTGACTATCGACTACGGGGACAGCTTTTCTGAAAAAAACCTGCGCCGTATGATTCAGTTTGCCGAGGTTTTTCCGGATGAACTAGATTGTCGTATCACTAATACGACAATTGAGCTGGTCACATTTCAAGGAGCTATTCCCTCTTGA
- a CDS encoding nucleotidyltransferase domain-containing protein, translated as MIAVTESLLKEMAEKIVAAVNPRMIILFGSHARGTAGPDSDLDFIVVEDGPFGPERSRRAEMVKLWRLLRDVRVAKDFLVFTPEEVEKWRDAPNHVVSHALSEGRVLYERH; from the coding sequence ATGATTGCCGTTACGGAATCTCTTCTCAAGGAAATGGCTGAAAAAATAGTTGCAGCGGTGAATCCCCGGATGATCATCCTGTTCGGCTCCCATGCGCGGGGAACGGCCGGGCCTGATTCGGACCTCGATTTCATCGTTGTCGAGGATGGTCCCTTCGGTCCCGAGCGAAGCCGTCGCGCCGAGATGGTGAAACTGTGGCGACTGCTGCGAGATGTCAGGGTTGCCAAGGACTTTCTGGTCTTTACCCCCGAAGAGGTGGAAAAGTGGCGGGATGCGCCGAACCATGTGGTATCCCATGCGTTGAGTGAAGGGCGGGTGCTGTATGAGCGCCATTGA
- a CDS encoding HEPN domain-containing protein — MSAIENASMLLVMATKDVRAMRALAAPESVDDEIFGFHAHQAVEKTLKAWITVVGGTYGRTHDLSQLFALLADLSCDVRRFEDLDMLNPFAVELRYEALDTGEPKLDRPFCITRVQELYDHVRQIVERMA; from the coding sequence ATGAGCGCCATTGAAAATGCCTCCATGCTCCTGGTCATGGCCACCAAGGATGTCAGGGCCATGCGGGCGCTGGCCGCCCCGGAATCGGTAGATGACGAGATCTTCGGTTTTCATGCGCATCAAGCGGTGGAAAAGACACTGAAGGCGTGGATAACGGTGGTCGGCGGGACGTATGGCAGGACTCATGACTTGAGTCAGCTTTTTGCTCTCCTGGCTGACCTTAGCTGTGATGTCCGGCGCTTCGAGGACTTGGATATGCTTAATCCATTTGCCGTTGAGTTGAGGTACGAGGCGCTTGACACCGGCGAGCCGAAACTTGACCGTCCTTTCTGCATAACCCGTGTTCAGGAGCTGTATGACCATGTCCGGCAGATTGTTGAACGAATGGCATAG
- the htpG gene encoding molecular chaperone HtpG yields the protein MTKSTKKFETEVQQLLDLVIHSLYSNKDIFLRELVSNASDAIDKVKFESHSNMDILEGNTDWKIKLIPDKTAGTLTIRDNGIGMNVVEVEENIGTIARSGTRAFMENLKDKNVQNNPELIGQFGVGFYASFMVADKVTLITRKAGDKNAACRWESTGDGSYTIEDCEKETRGTDITLHLKDEMKEYLDEWKIRSIIKKYSDYVQYPVVMDVTRDEPAKGVDGEVIEGGGTIEKTTEETLNSMKAIWTRAKSEISEEEYEEFYKHISHDYDKPFRTIHYSAEGTSEFKALIYIPSHKPFDLFMRDHKKGVHLYVKRVFITDNCEALLPDYLRFMKGVVDSSDLPLNVSREILQEDIQIKRIEKNLVGKILSTLVETKEKTPEDYLKFYKEFGPVLKEGVHFDHANKEKLQELILFESSKTEAGNYISLKEYVARMPEAQKEIYYITGASRSALENSPHLEIFRKKGFEVLYMTDPVDEWVVQSLTDYDGKKLHAVDRGDLELDSAEEKKEKEAKQEEAKKQYQGVLDFVKEQLKDKVKEVRFSSRLTDSACCLVADEYGLNANMEKILKAMNQDVPESKRVLELNPDHPLMQVLSSIFEKDKENPRLADYCGLLYDQALLTEGSPVPDPLRFTRLVAELMVKAAEK from the coding sequence ATGACCAAAAGCACCAAAAAATTTGAAACCGAAGTGCAGCAGCTTCTCGACCTGGTGATCCACTCACTCTACTCCAACAAGGACATCTTCCTGCGCGAGCTTGTTTCCAACGCTTCCGACGCCATTGATAAGGTCAAATTCGAATCCCATTCCAACATGGATATCCTCGAAGGCAATACCGATTGGAAGATCAAACTGATACCGGACAAAACTGCCGGCACCCTCACCATCCGCGACAACGGCATCGGTATGAACGTGGTCGAGGTGGAAGAGAACATCGGCACCATTGCCCGTTCAGGCACCCGCGCCTTCATGGAGAACCTCAAAGATAAAAACGTTCAGAACAATCCCGAGTTGATCGGCCAGTTCGGCGTCGGTTTCTACGCCTCGTTCATGGTTGCCGACAAGGTCACCCTGATCACCCGCAAGGCGGGGGACAAAAATGCCGCCTGCCGCTGGGAATCGACCGGCGACGGCAGCTATACCATCGAGGATTGCGAGAAGGAGACCCGCGGCACCGACATTACCCTCCACCTGAAGGATGAGATGAAGGAATATCTCGATGAGTGGAAGATCCGCAGCATCATCAAGAAATATTCCGATTATGTGCAGTACCCGGTCGTCATGGACGTGACGCGGGACGAACCGGCCAAAGGCGTTGACGGCGAGGTCATTGAGGGGGGGGGCACCATCGAGAAGACCACCGAAGAAACCCTCAACTCCATGAAGGCGATCTGGACCAGGGCCAAAAGCGAAATCAGCGAAGAGGAATACGAGGAGTTCTACAAGCACATCTCCCACGATTATGACAAACCGTTTCGCACCATCCACTATTCGGCGGAAGGGACCAGCGAATTCAAGGCCCTCATCTATATCCCGAGCCACAAGCCCTTTGACCTGTTCATGCGCGACCATAAAAAGGGTGTGCACCTCTATGTGAAGCGTGTCTTCATCACCGACAACTGCGAAGCGCTTCTCCCCGATTACCTCCGCTTCATGAAGGGTGTGGTGGATTCCAGCGACCTGCCGCTCAACGTTTCCCGCGAAATCCTCCAGGAAGACATCCAGATCAAGCGGATCGAGAAAAACCTGGTCGGCAAGATCCTGTCAACACTTGTGGAAACAAAAGAAAAAACGCCGGAAGATTACCTGAAGTTTTACAAGGAATTTGGCCCGGTGCTCAAGGAAGGGGTGCATTTCGACCATGCCAACAAGGAAAAGCTCCAGGAACTGATCCTCTTTGAAAGCTCGAAAACCGAGGCCGGAAACTACATCTCGCTGAAAGAGTACGTGGCACGGATGCCGGAGGCGCAGAAGGAAATCTACTACATCACCGGAGCCTCCCGTTCCGCCCTGGAAAACTCGCCGCATCTGGAAATCTTCAGGAAAAAGGGATTCGAGGTGCTATACATGACCGACCCGGTCGATGAGTGGGTAGTGCAGAGCCTGACCGACTACGACGGCAAGAAACTGCACGCGGTCGACCGGGGGGACCTGGAGCTTGACAGCGCGGAAGAGAAGAAAGAGAAGGAAGCGAAGCAGGAAGAGGCCAAAAAGCAGTATCAGGGGGTACTCGACTTCGTCAAGGAACAGTTAAAGGACAAGGTAAAGGAAGTGCGCTTTTCCAGCCGTCTGACCGACAGCGCCTGCTGCCTGGTTGCCGATGAATACGGGCTGAATGCGAACATGGAAAAGATCCTCAAGGCAATGAACCAGGATGTGCCTGAGTCCAAACGGGTATTGGAACTGAACCCCGACCATCCGCTCATGCAGGTCCTGAGCAGTATATTTGAAAAAGATAAGGAGAACCCGCGGCTGGCCGATTACTGCGGACTGCTTTACGACCAGGCTCTTTTGACCGAAGGATCGCCGGTCCCCGACCCGCTCCGCTTCACGAGGCTCGTTGCCGAACTGATGGTGAAAGCCGCGGAAAAGTAA
- a CDS encoding PAS domain-containing protein — protein sequence MKIRIRLKTALIVNYILVAVIPLLIIGLISLHFERRDLLRVISGKNMLLAETVAEEVDTFLQEPLNMLRQVGEVTHRERYLKGADFNVFIDSIVATYSFFESIYILDDKGRADHVGLLPGIKGRKAEYLGKDMAGEEFYKTARQKKGHWWTSTSLSRISGEPSLTLAVPVINGMVVGNLNLRALDKIIAPINRRKGIYAYIVNRDGRVIAHPDRTNVLQQLNVADLNIVKAGLAGTNGTYRYFFKGVERQGSVAVVRESGWLVVIAQNLDDTLAPVRRMEKIFLAGLLGSLLVALFNTIWSLELLLKPVSALINSTQKIAVGNYAIDNEPINIKEVGELAVHLQSMAGAVMSREEALREQNEELSMTEEELRQQVDEYLKSQDELLETNHALEALFKAAPLAIIAFDATGKVKMWNPAAERIFGWGRDEVVGNLYPLIPDGKMDEFQAYLDRALAGETLAGIELRRQKKSGLPIDISLDAAPLHNAKGEIAGVIALLADIGERKQAEKALWESDKRFTLFMDNLPARAYMKDVNGHYIYVNETLRRYFAERKIAWFGRRDDDIWPASTAALFKENDLFVLEQKRAVQVIEPVVEDDRLSYWLNSKFPIFNENGDSIITAGVTVDITERKQAEDALQAERARLFSLLQGLPAYVYLKAQDHTVRFANSYFRQNFGDPEGKKCYDIFHGNHGLCCECRTLHSLETQTTCKWEWTAGTGRTYEVYDYPFTDSDGSPLTLELGIDITERIAAEEQTKASLKEKEVLLKEIHHRVKNNLQVISSLLNLQSRHIHDQRDVDMFMDSQNRVKSMALIHENLYQTKNLARIDFAGYIRKLSANLFRSYGININAVNLNLNIADVSLGIDTAVPCGLMINELVSNSLKHGFPQGRKGSIDIELLTDYAGNHTLIVRDNGVGFPADLDFQSTESLGLQLVGTLTEQIGGSIVLDRENGTEFRINFKELKYKERV from the coding sequence GTGAAAATCCGTATCCGTCTCAAAACCGCACTCATTGTCAATTATATTCTTGTCGCCGTAATCCCTCTGCTGATTATCGGCCTGATTTCCCTTCATTTCGAACGGCGGGACCTGCTGCGTGTTATTTCCGGCAAGAATATGCTGCTTGCCGAAACAGTGGCGGAGGAGGTCGATACATTTCTCCAGGAGCCGTTGAACATGCTTCGCCAGGTGGGAGAGGTGACACATCGTGAGCGGTACTTGAAGGGGGCAGACTTCAACGTATTTATTGATTCGATCGTAGCAACATACAGTTTTTTTGAATCTATCTATATTCTTGATGACAAGGGCCGTGCCGATCATGTCGGCCTGCTGCCCGGGATCAAGGGCCGCAAGGCGGAATATCTGGGGAAAGATATGGCGGGTGAGGAGTTTTACAAGACCGCCCGGCAGAAGAAAGGCCACTGGTGGACGAGTACCTCCTTGTCCCGGATCAGCGGGGAGCCGTCTCTTACCCTTGCCGTTCCCGTCATTAACGGAATGGTGGTCGGCAACCTGAACCTCCGGGCGCTCGATAAGATTATCGCGCCGATAAACAGGAGGAAGGGTATTTATGCATACATCGTCAACAGGGACGGGAGGGTAATCGCCCATCCGGACAGGACAAACGTGCTGCAGCAATTGAACGTTGCCGATCTGAACATCGTTAAGGCCGGACTTGCCGGCACCAATGGAACATATCGTTATTTTTTCAAGGGGGTGGAACGGCAGGGGAGCGTTGCGGTCGTTCGTGAAAGCGGCTGGCTGGTGGTTATCGCCCAGAACCTGGATGACACTCTGGCGCCGGTGAGAAGGATGGAGAAAATATTTCTGGCCGGACTCCTCGGATCGCTTCTCGTGGCATTATTCAACACGATCTGGAGTCTGGAGTTGTTGCTGAAACCGGTTTCGGCCCTGATAAACAGTACCCAGAAGATCGCTGTTGGAAATTATGCCATAGATAATGAGCCGATCAATATCAAGGAGGTCGGTGAGCTGGCGGTTCATCTGCAATCCATGGCCGGGGCGGTCATGAGCCGCGAAGAGGCCCTGCGTGAGCAGAATGAAGAACTCTCCATGACCGAAGAGGAGCTGCGTCAGCAGGTGGATGAATATCTGAAGAGCCAGGATGAACTTCTCGAGACCAATCATGCTCTGGAGGCGTTATTTAAGGCCGCACCGCTGGCTATCATCGCCTTTGATGCAACCGGTAAGGTGAAAATGTGGAATCCCGCCGCCGAAAGGATCTTTGGTTGGGGACGAGACGAAGTTGTCGGCAATCTCTATCCGCTCATTCCTGATGGGAAAATGGACGAATTTCAGGCGTATCTCGACAGGGCGCTCGCCGGAGAGACCCTTGCGGGCATCGAGCTGCGTCGCCAGAAGAAGAGTGGCTTGCCTATAGATATCTCTCTCGATGCAGCGCCATTGCATAACGCCAAGGGGGAAATTGCCGGCGTTATAGCGCTTCTGGCCGATATCGGCGAGCGAAAACAGGCAGAGAAGGCTCTTTGGGAAAGCGATAAACGATTTACCCTGTTCATGGACAATCTCCCAGCAAGGGCATACATGAAGGATGTCAACGGCCATTACATCTATGTTAATGAGACATTACGCCGCTACTTCGCCGAGCGAAAGATCGCCTGGTTTGGCAGGAGGGACGACGACATCTGGCCGGCCTCCACCGCAGCCCTGTTCAAGGAAAACGACCTTTTCGTGCTTGAGCAGAAGAGGGCTGTCCAGGTGATAGAGCCGGTTGTCGAGGATGACAGGCTGTCCTACTGGCTTAACAGCAAATTTCCGATTTTCAACGAGAACGGCGATTCCATCATCACCGCCGGTGTTACCGTCGACATAACGGAACGCAAGCAGGCGGAAGATGCGCTACAGGCGGAACGGGCGCGGCTGTTTTCCTTGTTACAGGGGCTCCCCGCCTATGTCTACCTCAAGGCGCAGGATCATACCGTCCGTTTTGCCAATAGCTATTTCCGCCAGAACTTTGGTGATCCGGAAGGTAAAAAATGCTACGATATCTTCCACGGAAATCACGGCCTTTGTTGCGAATGCCGGACGTTGCACTCGCTGGAAACGCAGACCACATGTAAATGGGAATGGACCGCCGGCACAGGCAGGACATACGAAGTCTATGATTATCCTTTTACCGACAGTGACGGTTCCCCTCTAACGCTGGAGCTGGGGATCGACATCACGGAGCGGATCGCGGCAGAGGAGCAGACAAAGGCGTCTCTCAAGGAAAAAGAGGTGTTGCTGAAGGAAATCCACCATCGCGTCAAAAATAATCTCCAGGTCATCTCCAGCTTGCTCAATCTTCAATCCCGCCATATCCACGATCAGCGGGATGTGGATATGTTCATGGACAGTCAGAACCGCGTTAAATCCATGGCCCTTATCCATGAAAACCTCTATCAGACCAAGAACCTGGCGCGCATTGATTTTGCAGGATACATCCGCAAACTTTCCGCGAATCTGTTCAGATCCTACGGAATCAACATCAATGCCGTTAATCTTAATCTCAACATAGCCGATGTCTCTCTTGGCATAGATACGGCTGTTCCATGCGGCCTGATGATCAACGAGCTGGTTTCCAACTCATTGAAACACGGATTCCCACAGGGTAGAAAAGGGTCAATCGACATCGAATTGCTGACGGATTACGCCGGCAACCATACCCTGATCGTCAGGGATAATGGTGTCGGATTTCCGGCGGACCTGGATTTTCAATCAACTGAATCACTTGGTCTGCAACTGGTAGGAACCTTGACCGAACAGATTGGCGGTAGTATTGTCCTTGACAGGGAAAACGGCACGGAATTCAGGATAAATTTCAAAGAATTGAAATACAAGGAGCGGGTATAA